GGTTTTTGTTCGCAAACCAATTGCAAACCAGGTTTGCGTCTTTTTTATCCACAATTATCATGCACCATGGGTTAATTCAAGACCTTTATGGCCATTACTTTAATGCCGTAAAGACACCCATCACAACCAACAGAACTCCCAGAATCGGCTTCACATATTTCGTGAACTTCTGAGGATCGAGTTTGCCCAACAGGACCGGCGCCAAAAATGATCCCAGAATCGCCCCAAACATGAGGCCAAGCCCCACCGACCAGTCAACGTTACCGGCAGAAAGGTGAAAGATTAACCCGGTTGCGGTCATTACGACCAGGACTAAGGAAGAAGTGGCGGCCGCGGTGACCATGTCGGATCCCATCACGAGCAGTCCGGCAACCACCGGTCCACCACCACTGAGCCCGCCGACACCAACCATTAGACCACTGATGACACCATAGACTGGTGCCAACCATTTATTAGGATTTTGGTGATCCTTTTGTCTGCTAAACAACGTCTGGAGCCCTAAAATCGCCAAAATCCCCCCGATAATATACAAATAAATTTTGACCGGGATATATGGTGAGATCAAGGATCCCACAACCACAGCTGGGACTGCAAAAATGATCATCCGCCAAGCAATCCGTAATTTAATTTTGTGTAGTCGAAAATAAGAGTACGAGCCGATTAACAATGATGGAAACGAGGTCACCAATGAAGTGGCGGCCGCGCTTGCTGGCCCCAAGCCAAAGACCGTCGTGAGAATTCCAAGGTAAAAGGCGGCCCCGCCACCGCCGAGGGTAATCACAACGGTGCCGATGATAAAGCCAACGATAATCAGTAACAGAATGTTCATCAAGTCATTCCTTCCAATTGCAATAATGTGATTATTGTACACCTTGAAATCGTGCTGCCATCATCCAACTGAACACTATTTTAAAATGATTTGTATTTATCACAAAATTGGGACTACTTTTTGATGTTCTGTTGAAGAAATCCCCCCACATTTTTCTCAAGGGGCCATTTGTGTGATACATTTAACA
Above is a genomic segment from Lentilactobacillus buchneri containing:
- a CDS encoding sulfite exporter TauE/SafE family protein — its product is MNILLLIIVGFIIGTVVITLGGGGAAFYLGILTTVFGLGPASAAATSLVTSFPSLLIGSYSYFRLHKIKLRIAWRMIIFAVPAVVVGSLISPYIPVKIYLYIIGGILAILGLQTLFSRQKDHQNPNKWLAPVYGVISGLMVGVGGLSGGGPVVAGLLVMGSDMVTAAATSSLVLVVMTATGLIFHLSAGNVDWSVGLGLMFGAILGSFLAPVLLGKLDPQKFTKYVKPILGVLLVVMGVFTALK